From the genome of Nicotiana sylvestris chromosome 2, ASM39365v2, whole genome shotgun sequence, one region includes:
- the LOC104216640 gene encoding protein PLASTID MOVEMENT IMPAIRED 2 encodes MEESLGSVKAAIDLYKGKVLEGNSALIQSSIMKSLEKPYPRTSQLHIARRNVGRFSDSRKAAESEKAQAESELLDAKKMVKELTSRIEALNSRLHDSNQDLEKLKTAKRGNWGMAIINPQNSKVTTDLGHAKEELIKLKQDMASMLEEKRRAEQEIETSSLKMQSFSIKVDALRKEVEELNEELVVVELARIEAIKEFRAIEAQIREDAEKHSIAMEENRKKMNDMVQEIQISQELQEKLALTTSDVQVLESELKQVKEMDRWIHKDESLTIQSDFLEKDLSLLQSLKDDLETAKKELASIKRGSFEFMASMDIVRNELKRISEESARLKKKGNKADLTIQNLNAKLLRAKAKLEAASDNEGKASSIVSSLSFTLEQLRNEAEEAEKERVTAIEEAAKVKQEIQKTESETLLVEEKWEAAIQELETIKLSEAIVLNNLKRLVEITMKSRASASKGSSITISRFEYEYLTGRAAKAVEIADKKVAAAQAWIKALQASEKEISMKTEVIREEIQELKMEEEQNGPKMEYSPSAKILVDMQLQKWEEINETNLEQSQNGLRTKSTSISGKMTPARRVKFRKSTSPAPRTPRAASFAVRRRRKVMPNIAKLFNSKSNDENL; translated from the exons ATGGAAGAGAGCTTAGGTTCAGTTAAAGCAGCCATTGATTTGTATAAAGGAAAGGTTCTTGAAGGAAATTCTGCACTTATCCAATCATCAATTATGAAGTCTTTAGAG AAGCCATATCCAAGAACTAGCCAACTTCACATAGCAAGAAGGAACGTTGGGCGATTCAGTGACAGCAGAAAAGCTGCAGAGTCAGAAAAAGCCCAAGCAGAATCTGAGCTTTTGGACGCGAAAAAGATGGTGAAAGAGCTAACTTCACGGATAGAAGCGTTAAATTCAAGACTACATGACAGCAATCAAGACTTGGAGAAACTAAAGACGGCAAAAAGAGGAAACTGGGGGATGGCTATTATCAACCCTCAGAATTCCAAAGTAACAACCGACTTGGGACATGCAAAAGAAGAACTGATTAAGCTTAAACAAGATATGGCTTCCATgttagaagaaaaaagaagagcaGAGCAAGAAATAGAAACCTCTAGTTTGAAAATGCAATCTTTTTCAATCAAAGTAGATGCATTAAGGAAGGAGGTTGAGGAACTTAACGAAGAGCTTGTGGTAGTTGAGTTGGCCCGAATAGAGGCCATTAAAGAATTCAGAGCAATTGAAGCTCAAATAAGGGAAGATGCCGAGAAACATTCAATAGCAATGGAGGAGAACAGGAAGAAAATGAATGACATGGTCCAAGAAATTCAGATATCACAAGAGCTACAAGAAAAACTGGCCTTGACAACTTCAGATGTCCAAGTTTTGGAAAGTGAATTGAAGCAAGTAAAGGAAATGGACAGATGGATTCATAAAGACGAGAGCTTGACTATCCAATCTGATTTCCTGGAAAAAGACTTATCTTTGTTGCAGTCATTGAAAGACGACTTGGAGACAGCAAAGAAGGAATTAGCTTCCATTAAAAGAGGCAGCTTTGAGTTCATGGCTTCAATGGACATAGTGAGGAATGAGCTCAAACGCATCTCTGAGGAATCAGCTCgattaaagaaaaaaggaaacaaaGCAGACTTGACAATTCAGAACCTGAATGCGAAGCTTCTGAGGGCAAAGGCTAAACTGGAAGCTGCATCAGACAATGAAGGAAAAGCAAGCTCTATTGTTTCAAGTTTATCCTTCACTCTTGAACAGTTGAGAAATGAAGCTGAAGAAGCTGAGAAAGAAAGGGTGACAGCAATTGAGGAAGCTGCAAAAGTCAAACAAGAAATTCAGAAAACAGAATCTGAAACGCTCTTGGTCGAGGAAAAATGGGAAGCTGCAATACAAGAGCTTGAAACCATCAAATTATCAGAAGCTATTGTCCTCAACAATCTAAAGAGGCTTGTTGAGATTACAATGAAAAGTAGGGCATCAGCTTCAAAGGGCAGCTCAATAACTATTTCAAGATTTGAGTATGAGTACTTGACGGGACGTGCAGCAAAGGCAGTTGAAATTGCGGATAAAAAAGTAGCAGCAGCTCAGGCTTGGATAAAAGCTTTGCAAGCCAGTGAAAAGGAGATCTCAATGAAGACAGAGGTCATCAGAGAGGAAATCCAAGAGCTTAAAATGGAAGAAGAGCAAAATGGCCCGAAAATGGAGTATTCACCTTCTGCAAAGATATTGGTTGATATGCAGTTGCAGAAGTGGGAGGAGATAAATGAAACAAACCTGGAACAATCCCAGAACGGTTTACGTACAAAATCCACTTCAATAAGTGGAAAAATGACACCAGCAAGACGAGTTAAGTTCAGAAAGTCAACATCTCCTGCACCTCGAACACCTAGAGCGGCTTCCTTCGCGGTTAGGAGAAGAAGAAAGGTAATGCCAAACATAGCTAAGTTATTTAATAGCAAGAGCAATGATGAGAACCTGTAA